A stretch of Aerococcaceae bacterium zg-252 DNA encodes these proteins:
- a CDS encoding TIGR00730 family Rossman fold protein, producing the protein MKITIYCGASTGRNPIYSERTNELALWMSENLHDLVYGGGNVGLMGIMADTVIENGGRAIGVMPTFLVEREIAHQNLSELIVVEDMPQRKAKMMMLGEAFIALPGGPGTLEEISEVISWARIGQNDKPCVLFNINGYFDQLKALFDHMVAEGFLSQSDRDNVLFSDDILEIEQFILNYSAPDVRKY; encoded by the coding sequence GTGAAAATAACAATTTATTGTGGGGCAAGTACAGGGCGTAATCCGATTTATAGTGAGAGAACGAACGAATTAGCTTTATGGATGTCTGAAAATCTTCATGATTTAGTCTATGGTGGTGGTAATGTTGGATTAATGGGAATTATGGCTGATACAGTGATTGAAAATGGTGGTCGTGCAATCGGTGTGATGCCGACATTTTTAGTAGAACGAGAAATTGCACATCAGAACTTATCTGAATTGATAGTAGTTGAAGATATGCCGCAACGTAAAGCGAAAATGATGATGTTAGGAGAAGCCTTTATCGCTTTACCAGGTGGGCCAGGTACATTGGAAGAAATATCGGAAGTGATTTCTTGGGCTCGTATCGGACAGAATGACAAACCTTGTGTCCTGTTTAATATTAATGGTTACTTTGACCAATTAAAAGCGCTGTTTGACCATATGGTTGCTGAGGGCTTTCTTAGTCAAAGCGACCGAGATAATGTTCTTTTTTCAGATGATATTTTAGAAATTGAACAATTTATTTTGAATTATTCAGCTCCCGATGTTCGTAAATATTAA
- the eno gene encoding phosphopyruvate hydratase encodes MPFITDVYAREVLDSRGNPTIEVEVYTESGAFGRGMVPSGASTGEHEAVELRDGDKSRYLGKGVSKAVDNVNNIIAEALLGYDVLQQQAIDKLMIELDGTPNKGKLGANAILGVSIAVARAAADYLNVPVYQYLGGFNTKVLPTPMMNIVNGGSHSDAPIAFQEFMILPVGAPTFKEALRWGAEVFHALKSILHDRGLVTAVGDEGGFAPAFEGTEDGVETILEAIKKAGLEPGKDVFLGFDCASSEFYDKEKKVYDYTKFEGEKGKVRTAEEQVDYLEELVDKYPIISIEDGMDENDWDGWKLLTERIGHKVQLVGDDLFVTNTEILSRGIEQGIANSILIKVNQIGTLTETFDAIEMAKKAGYTAVVSHRSGETEDSTISDIAVATNAGQIKTGSLSRTDRIAKYNQLLRIEDELGEVAKYDGLQSFYNLKNK; translated from the coding sequence ATGCCATTTATTACAGATGTATATGCACGCGAAGTATTAGATTCACGTGGTAACCCAACAATCGAAGTAGAAGTTTATACAGAAAGCGGTGCTTTCGGACGCGGTATGGTACCGTCAGGTGCGTCTACTGGTGAACACGAAGCAGTTGAATTACGTGATGGCGACAAATCTCGTTACTTAGGTAAAGGTGTTTCTAAAGCTGTTGATAATGTAAACAACATTATTGCTGAAGCATTATTAGGTTATGATGTTTTACAACAACAAGCAATCGATAAATTAATGATCGAATTAGACGGAACTCCAAACAAAGGTAAATTAGGTGCGAACGCTATTTTAGGTGTTTCTATCGCTGTTGCACGTGCTGCTGCTGATTACTTAAACGTACCAGTATACCAATACTTAGGTGGTTTCAATACTAAAGTATTACCAACTCCAATGATGAATATCGTAAACGGTGGTTCTCACTCTGATGCACCTATCGCTTTCCAAGAATTCATGATTTTACCAGTTGGTGCACCAACATTTAAAGAAGCATTACGTTGGGGTGCTGAAGTATTCCACGCATTGAAATCAATCTTACATGACCGTGGTTTAGTAACAGCTGTAGGTGACGAAGGTGGTTTCGCTCCTGCATTTGAAGGAACTGAAGACGGTGTTGAAACAATCTTAGAAGCAATCAAAAAAGCTGGTTTAGAGCCAGGTAAAGATGTATTCTTAGGTTTCGACTGTGCATCTTCTGAATTCTATGACAAAGAGAAAAAAGTTTACGACTATACTAAATTCGAAGGTGAAAAAGGTAAAGTTCGTACAGCTGAAGAGCAAGTTGACTATTTAGAAGAATTAGTTGACAAATATCCAATTATCTCAATCGAAGATGGTATGGACGAAAATGACTGGGACGGTTGGAAATTATTAACTGAACGTATCGGTCACAAAGTTCAATTAGTAGGTGACGATTTATTCGTAACAAACACTGAAATCTTATCTCGTGGTATCGAACAAGGTATCGCAAACTCAATCTTAATCAAAGTTAACCAAATCGGTACTTTAACTGAAACATTTGATGCGATTGAAATGGCTAAAAAAGCTGGTTACACAGCAGTTGTTTCTCACCGCTCTGGTGAAACAGAAGATTCTACAATCTCTGACATCGCTGTTGCAACTAACGCTGGTCAAATCAAAACAGGTTCATTAAGCCGTACAGACCGTATCGCTAAATACAACCAATTATTACGTATTGAAGATGAATTAGGTGAAGTTGCTAAATACGACGGTTTACAATCATTCTACAACTTAAAGAATAAATAA
- a CDS encoding 2,3-bisphosphoglycerate-independent phosphoglycerate mutase, giving the protein MSKAPVALIILDGFAIRDEVKGNAVKAAHKPNFDRYWAEFPHNQLKASGEDVGLPDGQMGNSEVGHMNIGAGRIVYQSLTRINISIREKDFFEIPELVEAVKAAKESGKALHLMGLLSDGGVHSHYEHLFALLQLAKDHGLEKVYVHGFLDGRDVAPSSAIDFVKTTEEKFDEIGVGEFATISGRYYAMDRDKRWERVQLAYDAMVYAKGETFASAAEGVQASYDKEVFDEFVLPFVVTKGDAPVATIEDGDSVIFFNFRPDRAIQLGTALTNPAFDGFDRGEHAPKTAKFVTFTEYSADVIAEIAFKKQDLVNTVGEVLASAGKTQLRIAETEKYPHVTFFMSGGRHEEFEGESRILIPSPKVATYDLKPEMSAYEVKDALVAAINEDTLDAIILNFANPDMVGHSGMLEPTVKAIEAVDECLGEVVDLIISKGGYAIITADHGNSDEVITLDDQPMTAHTTNPVPVIVTKHGVELRDGGRLADLAPTLLDLLNVAQPVEMTGESLIKK; this is encoded by the coding sequence ATGAGTAAAGCACCTGTAGCTTTAATTATCTTAGATGGTTTTGCCATTCGAGATGAAGTAAAAGGAAATGCTGTTAAAGCAGCGCATAAACCAAATTTTGACCGTTATTGGGCAGAATTTCCACATAATCAATTAAAAGCTAGTGGAGAAGATGTTGGTTTACCAGACGGTCAAATGGGTAACTCAGAAGTAGGACACATGAATATTGGTGCTGGACGTATTGTGTACCAGTCATTAACACGCATTAATATTTCAATTCGTGAAAAAGACTTCTTTGAAATTCCTGAACTAGTAGAAGCTGTTAAAGCAGCGAAAGAAAGTGGTAAAGCATTACACTTAATGGGCTTATTGTCTGACGGTGGGGTTCATTCACATTATGAACATTTATTCGCTTTATTACAATTAGCTAAAGACCATGGCTTAGAAAAAGTATATGTACATGGATTTTTAGATGGTCGTGATGTAGCACCGTCTTCTGCAATTGACTTTGTTAAGACAACTGAAGAGAAGTTTGATGAAATCGGTGTAGGTGAATTTGCGACAATCTCTGGTCGTTACTATGCAATGGACCGTGACAAACGTTGGGAACGTGTGCAATTAGCATACGACGCAATGGTTTATGCTAAAGGTGAAACATTTGCAAGTGCAGCTGAGGGTGTTCAAGCGTCATACGATAAAGAAGTATTCGATGAATTTGTATTACCATTTGTTGTAACGAAAGGTGATGCACCGGTTGCTACGATTGAAGACGGTGATTCAGTAATCTTCTTCAACTTCCGTCCTGACCGAGCAATTCAATTAGGAACAGCATTAACAAATCCAGCATTTGACGGATTTGATCGTGGTGAACATGCACCTAAAACAGCTAAATTTGTGACATTTACTGAGTACAGTGCCGATGTTATTGCTGAGATTGCATTTAAAAAGCAAGATTTAGTGAATACAGTAGGTGAAGTGTTAGCAAGTGCTGGCAAAACACAGTTACGCATCGCTGAAACTGAAAAATATCCACATGTTACATTCTTTATGAGTGGTGGACGTCACGAAGAGTTTGAAGGAGAATCACGTATTTTAATTCCGTCACCAAAAGTTGCGACTTATGATTTAAAACCAGAAATGTCAGCTTATGAAGTAAAAGATGCTTTAGTAGCAGCTATCAACGAAGATACATTAGATGCGATTATCTTGAACTTTGCTAACCCTGACATGGTTGGACACAGTGGTATGTTAGAACCAACTGTAAAAGCAATTGAAGCTGTTGATGAGTGTTTAGGTGAAGTTGTAGATTTAATCATCTCAAAAGGTGGTTATGCGATTATTACGGCTGACCATGGTAACTCAGATGAAGTGATTACTTTAGATGACCAACCGATGACAGCTCATACAACCAATCCAGTGCCAGTTATTGTAACAAAACATGGTGTTGAATTGCGTGACGGTGGACGTTTAGCTGATTTAGCACCAACATTGTTAGATTTATTAAATGTAGCACAACCAGTTGAAATGACTGGAGAATCATTGATTAAAAAATAA
- a CDS encoding triose-phosphate isomerase: protein MSRKPIIAGNWKMNKTHSEAREFVSAVKNNIPSNELVDTVIGAPALFLEGMKKGVRESEVKVAAQNCYFEDEGAFTGEVSPKALGALEVDYVIIGHSERREYFHETDEDINKKAHAIFRNGMTPIICCGETLETYEAGEAVEFVGAQVSAALKGLSAEQVASLVIAYEPIWAIGTGKSATQDDAQKMCKAVRDVVAQDFGQEVADKVRVQYGGSVKPENIADYMACPDVDGALVGGASLQAESFLALLEAVK, encoded by the coding sequence ATGAGTCGTAAACCAATTATTGCAGGTAACTGGAAGATGAACAAAACACATAGCGAAGCACGTGAATTTGTTTCAGCAGTGAAAAATAATATTCCGTCAAATGAATTAGTGGATACTGTTATTGGTGCACCAGCATTATTCTTAGAGGGCATGAAAAAAGGTGTTCGTGAATCAGAAGTTAAAGTAGCAGCGCAAAACTGTTATTTTGAAGATGAGGGAGCATTCACTGGTGAAGTAAGTCCTAAAGCATTAGGTGCGTTAGAAGTGGACTATGTTATTATTGGTCACTCTGAACGTCGTGAGTATTTCCACGAAACAGATGAAGATATTAATAAAAAAGCACATGCGATTTTCCGTAATGGTATGACACCAATTATTTGTTGTGGTGAAACATTGGAAACGTATGAGGCTGGTGAAGCAGTTGAATTTGTTGGTGCACAAGTATCTGCAGCATTAAAAGGTTTATCAGCTGAACAAGTGGCTTCATTAGTAATTGCTTATGAACCAATTTGGGCAATCGGAACTGGTAAATCAGCAACTCAAGATGATGCACAAAAAATGTGTAAAGCAGTACGTGACGTTGTTGCGCAAGACTTTGGTCAAGAAGTTGCAGACAAAGTTCGTGTACAATACGGTGGTTCTGTGAAACCAGAAAACATTGCTGACTACATGGCATGTCCAGATGTGGACGGTGCATTAGTTGGTGGCGCAAGTTTACAAGCTGAGTCATTCTTAGCATTATTGGAGGCAGTTAAATAA
- a CDS encoding phosphoglycerate kinase produces MAKRTVEDLQVQGKTVLVRVDFNVPMKEGVITNDNRIVAALDTIKYLINNKAKVVLFSHLGKVKEEADKASKSLKPAADRLAELLGQPVAFSPETRGAELEAAVKALNEGDVLVVENTRFEDIDGKKESKNDPELGKYWASLGDLYVNDAFGTAHRAHASNIGIASNLPNAVGYLMEKEVKFLGEAVDAPVRPFVAILGGAKVSDKIKVIENLLEKADKVIIGGGMAYTFLKAQGKEVGKSLLELDRVELAKELLERAGDKLVLPVDIVVADDFSNDANRKVVSVDEIPADWEGLDCGPESVKLFTDVLSTAKTVVWNGPMGVFELPNFAKGTIGVCEAIAHLTDATTVVGGGDSAAAVAQLGYEDKFTHISTGGGASLTYLEGVELPGVVSIEDK; encoded by the coding sequence ATGGCAAAAAGAACAGTTGAAGATTTACAAGTTCAAGGTAAAACAGTATTAGTACGTGTTGACTTTAACGTTCCAATGAAAGAGGGCGTTATTACAAACGATAACCGTATTGTAGCAGCTTTAGATACAATTAAATATTTAATTAATAACAAAGCTAAAGTGGTATTATTCTCTCACTTAGGAAAAGTGAAAGAAGAAGCTGATAAAGCAAGTAAATCATTAAAACCAGCAGCAGACCGTTTAGCTGAATTATTAGGACAACCGGTTGCATTTTCACCAGAAACTCGTGGTGCTGAATTAGAAGCAGCTGTTAAAGCATTGAATGAAGGCGATGTATTAGTTGTTGAAAATACACGTTTTGAAGATATCGACGGTAAGAAAGAATCTAAAAATGATCCAGAATTAGGTAAATATTGGGCATCTTTAGGTGATTTATATGTAAACGATGCATTTGGTACAGCACACCGTGCACATGCATCAAACATCGGTATTGCATCAAACTTACCAAATGCAGTTGGTTACTTAATGGAAAAAGAAGTAAAATTCTTAGGTGAAGCAGTTGATGCTCCAGTTCGTCCATTTGTAGCAATTTTAGGTGGAGCGAAAGTTTCAGATAAAATTAAAGTAATCGAAAACTTGTTAGAAAAAGCGGATAAAGTTATTATCGGTGGTGGTATGGCTTATACGTTCTTAAAAGCACAAGGTAAAGAAGTTGGTAAATCATTATTAGAATTAGACCGTGTTGAATTAGCAAAAGAATTGTTAGAACGTGCAGGCGATAAATTAGTATTACCTGTGGACATCGTTGTAGCGGATGACTTCTCTAATGATGCAAACCGTAAAGTTGTATCAGTTGATGAGATTCCTGCTGATTGGGAAGGTTTAGATTGTGGTCCTGAATCAGTTAAATTATTTACTGATGTTTTATCAACAGCTAAAACAGTTGTTTGGAACGGACCAATGGGTGTATTTGAATTACCAAACTTTGCTAAAGGTACAATTGGTGTGTGTGAAGCGATTGCTCATTTAACAGATGCTACGACAGTTGTTGGTGGTGGAGATTCTGCTGCAGCTGTTGCACAATTAGGTTATGAAGATAAATTTACTCACATTTCAACAGGTGGTGGTGCGTCATTAACTTACTTAGAAGGCGTAGAATTACCAGGTGTTGTGTCAATTGAAGATAAATAA
- the gap gene encoding type I glyceraldehyde-3-phosphate dehydrogenase, translated as MTVKVGINGFGRIGRLAFRRIQEVEGIEVVAINDLTDAKTLAHLLKYDTTQGRFNGEVEVLEGAFRVNGKEVKVLANRNPEELPWGELGVDIVLECTGFFTSKEKAELHLKGGAKRVVISAPGGNDVPTVVYNVNHDILKGDETVISGASCTTNCLAPMAKVLQDKFGVVEGLMTTIHAYTGDQNTLDAPHGKGDLRRARAAAANIVPNTTGAAKAIGLVIPELNGKLDGAAQRVPVPTGSLTELVTVLEKNVTADEINAAMKEAANESYGYTEDPIVSSDIVGITFGSLFDATQTKVMTVGDKQLVKTVAWYDNEMSYTAQLVRTLEYFANL; from the coding sequence ATGACAGTAAAAGTAGGTATTAATGGTTTCGGACGTATTGGTCGTTTAGCATTCCGTCGTATTCAAGAAGTGGAAGGCATTGAAGTAGTTGCAATCAACGACTTAACAGATGCTAAAACATTAGCTCACTTATTAAAATATGACACAACTCAAGGCCGTTTCAATGGTGAAGTTGAAGTATTAGAAGGAGCATTCCGTGTAAACGGTAAAGAAGTTAAAGTATTAGCTAACCGTAACCCTGAAGAATTACCTTGGGGTGAATTAGGAGTAGACATCGTATTAGAATGTACTGGTTTCTTCACTTCAAAAGAAAAAGCTGAATTACACTTAAAAGGTGGCGCTAAACGTGTTGTAATCTCTGCTCCTGGTGGTAACGATGTACCAACAGTTGTTTACAACGTAAACCACGACATCTTAAAAGGTGACGAAACAGTAATTTCTGGTGCTTCATGTACTACAAACTGTTTAGCTCCTATGGCTAAAGTATTACAAGACAAATTTGGTGTTGTTGAAGGTTTAATGACAACTATCCATGCTTACACTGGTGACCAAAATACTTTAGATGCACCACACGGTAAAGGTGACTTACGTCGTGCTCGTGCTGCTGCTGCAAACATCGTACCTAACACAACAGGTGCTGCTAAAGCTATCGGTTTAGTAATTCCTGAATTAAACGGTAAATTAGACGGTGCTGCACAACGTGTTCCAGTTCCAACAGGTTCATTAACTGAGTTAGTAACTGTTTTAGAGAAAAACGTAACAGCTGACGAAATTAATGCAGCAATGAAAGAAGCTGCTAACGAATCTTACGGATATACTGAAGATCCAATCGTATCTTCTGATATCGTAGGTATCACATTTGGTTCATTATTCGATGCAACTCAAACAAAAGTTATGACAGTTGGCGACAAACAATTAGTTAAAACTGTTGCTTGGTATGATAACGAAATGTCATATACTGCTCAATTAGTTCGTACTTTAGAGTACTTCGCTAACTTATAA
- the clpP gene encoding ATP-dependent Clp endopeptidase proteolytic subunit ClpP has translation MNLIPTVIEQSSRGERAYDIYSRLLKDRIIMLSGPIDDNVANSVIAQLLFLEAQDSEKDIYLYINSPGGSVTAGMAIYDTMNFIKSDVQTIVMGMAASMGAFLLAAGQKGKRHALPNAEIMIHQPLGGAQGQATEIEIAARHILRTRERLNEILAERTGQPIEVIARDTDRDNYKSAQEAKEYGLIDNIMENNQSLTK, from the coding sequence ATGAACTTAATTCCAACGGTTATTGAACAATCATCACGTGGAGAGCGTGCATATGATATTTATTCACGATTATTAAAAGATAGAATTATTATGTTAAGTGGGCCAATTGATGATAATGTAGCGAATAGTGTAATTGCACAATTACTATTTTTAGAAGCTCAAGATTCAGAAAAAGATATTTATCTATATATCAATTCTCCTGGTGGTAGTGTTACGGCAGGTATGGCAATTTATGATACGATGAATTTCATTAAGTCTGATGTTCAAACAATTGTTATGGGTATGGCTGCGTCAATGGGTGCATTTTTATTAGCAGCTGGTCAAAAAGGAAAACGTCATGCTTTACCGAATGCAGAAATTATGATTCACCAACCATTAGGTGGAGCACAAGGACAAGCGACTGAAATTGAAATTGCTGCACGTCATATTTTACGTACACGTGAACGTTTGAATGAAATCTTAGCAGAGCGTACAGGGCAACCAATTGAAGTGATTGCACGTGATACAGATCGTGATAATTATAAGAGCGCTCAAGAGGCAAAAGAATATGGTTTGATTGATAATATTATGGAGAACAATCAATCGTTAACTAAATAA
- a CDS encoding ABC transporter substrate-binding protein, translated as MKKLRTLAATLLTASALSTFVPTASAQEKVQVTFWHAMNGKHQETITKLVEEFNNSQDTVEVIEQNQGDYSSLQQSVMASGVSGQLPTIAQLTASNTPDYMDQGLLMPLNDILTAENGFTDELREGIFPGFMTGVTFGDKIYALPFAKSVRLMFVNQTMLNEVGAEVPKTWEEVKALGEALDKAGIEKPAMGFENDVAAEYETMARQNGAAWISSDLSKVDFTSKEALEPIQFIKELIDAGHARTAGEDGYMSGPFSSGESALYIGSSAGLPYVLPGVEENNIELKTAHVPVFGGGEELTIFAGNDLGVFSSASEEQQKGAIQFISFLLNNTARWASETGYLPVTKQGVESEVWTKYLEENPLVKAASEELEFGMSQPAYVGASEVYSELKIALENILINGSDFAEEMGKIESLVKGHLGQ; from the coding sequence ATGAAAAAATTACGCACATTAGCAGCAACTTTATTAACAGCTTCAGCGTTGAGCACTTTTGTTCCAACTGCTTCTGCTCAAGAAAAAGTTCAGGTAACTTTCTGGCATGCCATGAATGGTAAGCACCAAGAAACGATTACAAAATTGGTTGAAGAATTTAATAATTCTCAAGATACAGTTGAAGTAATCGAACAAAACCAAGGTGATTATAGCTCATTACAACAAAGTGTTATGGCATCAGGTGTATCTGGTCAATTACCAACAATCGCACAATTAACAGCATCTAATACACCGGACTACATGGATCAAGGTTTATTAATGCCTTTAAATGATATTTTAACAGCTGAAAATGGCTTTACAGATGAATTACGTGAAGGAATTTTCCCTGGATTTATGACAGGTGTAACTTTTGGTGATAAAATTTATGCTTTACCATTCGCCAAATCAGTTCGTTTAATGTTTGTTAACCAAACAATGTTAAATGAAGTTGGTGCAGAAGTACCAAAAACTTGGGAAGAAGTAAAAGCATTAGGTGAAGCATTAGATAAAGCAGGTATCGAAAAACCAGCAATGGGATTTGAAAATGATGTGGCTGCTGAATATGAAACAATGGCACGTCAAAATGGTGCTGCTTGGATTTCATCAGACTTATCTAAAGTTGACTTTACATCAAAAGAAGCGTTAGAACCAATTCAATTCATTAAAGAATTAATTGATGCAGGTCATGCACGTACTGCTGGTGAAGATGGTTACATGAGTGGTCCATTCTCATCTGGTGAATCTGCATTATATATCGGTTCATCAGCTGGTTTACCATATGTATTACCAGGTGTTGAAGAAAACAATATTGAATTAAAAACAGCTCACGTACCAGTATTCGGTGGTGGTGAAGAATTAACAATTTTTGCTGGAAATGACTTAGGTGTATTCTCATCTGCGTCTGAAGAACAACAAAAAGGTGCGATTCAATTCATTTCATTCTTGTTAAATAACACTGCTCGTTGGGCATCTGAAACAGGTTACTTACCAGTAACAAAACAAGGTGTTGAGTCAGAAGTTTGGACAAAATACTTAGAAGAAAACCCATTAGTAAAAGCAGCATCTGAAGAATTAGAATTCGGTATGTCTCAACCAGCATATGTTGGTGCTAGTGAAGTTTACTCAGAATTAAAAATTGCTTTAGAAAACATTTTAATTAATGGTAGTGATTTTGCAGAAGAAATGGGTAAAATCGAAAGTTTAGTTAAAGGCCATTTAGGTCAATAA
- a CDS encoding carbohydrate ABC transporter permease, with translation MKGIVKNLALYAILFLGGIFMILPFYWMLATSLKSSGEAIMIPPTWLPQNWLFSNYEKALEVAPFARYFLNSVFVTLATTSGELVTSILAAFAFAKLKFWGKDILFIILLGTMMVPGELMTIPNFVTLSGWGMINTYWALIIPWLASVFSVFTLKQSFQSVPDQLYYAAKTDGASDWRFLWEMLVPLSRSSIIAVMILKVIGSWNSFMWPLIVTNDKALRTLPVGLQAFTTEAGTQFELLMAASTLVVVPMVVIYLLLQKYIMQGIASSGLKG, from the coding sequence ATGAAGGGCATCGTTAAAAATTTAGCGCTTTACGCTATCCTGTTTTTAGGTGGAATCTTTATGATTTTGCCATTCTACTGGATGTTGGCAACGAGTTTGAAGTCATCTGGTGAAGCGATAATGATACCACCAACGTGGTTGCCACAAAATTGGTTGTTTTCAAACTATGAAAAAGCATTGGAAGTAGCTCCATTCGCTCGTTATTTCTTAAACAGTGTGTTCGTTACATTAGCAACAACTTCAGGGGAATTAGTGACAAGTATTTTAGCTGCGTTTGCATTTGCGAAGTTAAAATTCTGGGGTAAAGATATATTGTTCATTATTTTACTAGGAACGATGATGGTGCCAGGTGAGTTGATGACGATTCCGAACTTCGTGACCTTGTCTGGTTGGGGAATGATTAATACTTATTGGGCATTGATTATTCCATGGTTAGCGAGTGTGTTCTCAGTCTTTACTTTAAAACAATCATTTCAATCGGTACCAGACCAATTGTATTATGCAGCGAAAACTGATGGTGCGAGTGACTGGCGTTTCTTATGGGAAATGTTAGTGCCATTATCACGTTCATCAATTATCGCAGTAATGATTTTAAAAGTTATCGGTAGTTGGAACTCATTTATGTGGCCATTGATTGTAACGAATGATAAGGCATTGCGTACATTGCCTGTCGGATTACAAGCATTTACGACTGAGGCTGGAACACAATTTGAATTGTTAATGGCAGCTTCGACATTAGTAGTGGTACCAATGGTTGTCATCTATTTATTATTACAAAAATACATTATGCAAGGTATTGCAAGTTCTGGTTTGAAAGGGTAA